Genomic DNA from Candidatus Kapaibacterium sp.:
TACGCCCATACCAAGCAAGATTTAAACAAGCAATTTATAGCAGTTTCCGGAACAATCATTACAATGTCATGGGAGTGCTTCCGACAGGGGGTGGGAAAACCCACGTCTTTTCATCTATCGTTCAAGACTGTACTAATAAGGGTCATAAGACCCTTATTTTAGCTCATCGTGAAGAGTTGATTGGTCAGGCTTACGATAAGTTAAGCAGTGGTTACGATTTGGAGGTTGGAGTTATCAAAGCAGGATATACGCCCAACCTCTCCGCCCCTGTTCAAGTTGCGAGTGTGCAAACTTTAATCCGTAGAGACCTGAAAATCCCTTTTAAACTGATAATAGTTGACGAAGCCCACCATGACCAAAAAAATAATACCTATGGCAAGATAAGGGATAAAATTAAAGAACACTCCCCTGATTTGCGTGTGTTGGGTGTGACGGCTACACCGATTAGGTTAAACGGTTCGGGATTCAAAGATGTTTATGATGATATGGTCATTGGAGCTACTGTAAAGGAATTAATTGAACTCGGCAACCTTGTAGCTCCAAAGTACCTTATTCACGCTCCTGTGGACTTAAACGGTGTCAAAAAAACGGCAGGTGATTACAATCTTAAACAATTAGCCGAAAGTTACAGAGCAAAAATGCCTCCTGAAATCTTAGTTGAAGACCATCTGAAATACTTCCCCAACAAGCAAACCGTGGTATTTGCAATTAACATCGAACATAGCCAAGATATTGTTTCTGCATACAAATACAGAGGAATTCGAGCGGCTCACATTGACGGTGATACTCCAAATGATGTTCGCAAAGCTATATTTCGTGACTTTGCCGAAAAGCGAATTACAGTATTATCAAACTTTGGGATTGTTACTGAGGGTTACGATTGCCCAGGAATAGAAGCAATACAGCTTGCACGTCCAACTGAATCACTTGCTTTGTATATGCAAATGGGTGGTAGAGGCTTACGTCCTGCTGACGGCAAAGAACAGGCGATTATATCAGATTGGGCGAATGCTATAATGACACACGGTAAATTAGAATTCGACCGTGATTGGGGTTTAGGTGGTTTGAGCGGTAAGTATAAAAAGCGTGTTAAGGCACTTGACAAGTTGACAGGTAAAATCTATTCATTAGAGCGTTTACCTATGAATATTCCACCTGAATGGCTTGAATTGATTGAAGTTGATGACAAGCAAATACATAAAGCTAATGAGTATAACAATATCGTTGGGGAGTTCAAGAAGCTACAATTTACGGCTAATCAGCGTGGATTCAAGCCGAAATGGATTTTCTGGCGTTTGATGGATAAATACAAACCTAAAACAGATGATAAAATGACGGCTATCGCAACGGTTTTTGCTGAGCATTTGGAATGGAAACCGACGGCAGTACCGCATTTAGTTCGAGAATACAAACAAAAAATTGGTTAATGAATATTTTTTATTACATTTGCAAAACCACCATAGAGTATTTCAGCATGAAAGAGAAAGATATTGTCGAATTAATCACATACGATGACCTGCCGGACAACCTGAAATTTGTTGCAGACAATGCAGGGCTTGATGCCGTTAAGCAATTGGTTATCGGAGTTCCCGGTTTAACTATTTACATTCCACGCTTAGACAATCCACGTCTTGTACGACCCTATGTTATTAAGCGAATCAATGAATGTAAAGACACTACACACCTATTGCAAAAGCTAATCATCGAAACACACCTTGCAGAATCTACTTTACGCAAAATGATAGATGAGTTGTTAGGTGCGAAGTTGCTTAATAAGAATCCCCTACCGGTACTCAACCGGTATCAACCTGTTAATCAAGATGAGATATTTGCTGAGTAGATATTAAGCAGGCAAACCTACTGCTGTCTTGATGACCGAAAGCCCAAGTTGCATTAAGATTCCAATTGGCAAATTGACAGATTCAGAGCCAACTCTTTCTTTAATTTTATGCCAAACATTGTCGTCTTTTATACTCGCAATAAATTCATGCCCCTGCCATGTAAGGCGTACAAAGTGGTGCATAAATATGTAATTATTTACTTGTTGTCCATGCTGTAATTCGAGCAAGGGGTTGCCCTCCAAATCGCAAGTTTCTAAATAACCAGCTTGGATTAAAAGAAACAAATGCTCAAACAAAGCTAATATTTCGCTCTCAAATGTTTCATTATCAAAATCAGAGATTATTCGGGTTTGTAAAGCCCCAGGGTCAACAATAGCATTTTCTTCGTTTTCAATTTCAAGTAAAATTTTGCGAATCAACTCCATATCTCTTTTCATGTTTTCCTTTTTAACTACTAATTAGCATATGTCATAGTCGAATTAAATGGTAATATTAATATTAATCATTTCCAAATTCATCATAGGATAGTTTAAGAACATCTTTTACGCAGTTCCAAAAGAACGTCATACCGGACAAAAGGAAAATAAAAGCAAGCCAACCAGACAATTCTTTTATACAAAGTATATTTGCTAATGAGTTTGTGTCTGTAGATTTATAGATGTGATTAAGCCCAATTGCAACAATAATGTGTATAAAGCTGTGTATTGTCCTTCTTCCACAAAAGTTCAAAGTCTTTTGCATTTTCCTGTATTTACTCTTATTTTCTATATTACCAGCTTTAATATCGGCATCAAGGCTTGAAGCCCAAGCAAAACACATCGTAGAGAAACCAAAAAGAATTGCCAATAGTATATTTATAAATCCGGATATATCTTCTGTTTTAACGAACAAATAATTATACAGCACTCCTGCGCCAATGACAAGCAAAATGGATAAAGCCAAGAAATTAATTATTCTATCCAACGTAGCTATAAACCAACTAAAGCATTGTTTTATTTTCATCCCTAATACTTCCCTACCACCCGGACCACTTCCCCACACTTCAGCAGATAAACTCCGTTGTCAAGATTTGACAAGTCAATTACATAAGGCGAAAACTCAATATTAGCAGTAAGCACTAACCGACCCAAAGTATCAAACACATAACAATACGGAACATTGTCGAATCCCTCAATCGTAATCAAGGACTTCGTAGGGTTTGGATATAGTTTGAAATCGGTTAATGCCATACTACTAACAGATGTACTCCCTGATTCGATTACATCTTGAATTTCACTTGGTACAAGGTTAAGAAAATCATACCCGGTAATAAACTCAATATTATCAACAGTTGTTTGATATTTTGACCATTTATCACTTCTTACGCCATCAATATTTGGCATCAATACAGCATAAACAGTTGTATTCGTAGTAACATCCGATAAGCCTCTCCCCTTATCGAGCATTACCGCTATTTTATAATAACTCTCAGGAATCACAACCAATCCTTCATCGAGCAAAGTATTATTAACAACACAATAACTACCTGCCATTACATAAAGCTCCCTATTGTCAATCTTGCATAAATCTTCAAGGAAGTATTCGAAATCAAGCCAAACACCACGATTAAGGTCTGGAGTTTGTGGCGCCACGTTTGTTATAATAAATGTAGATTTGTTATCTTCAACGGTTGCAGTACGCTCTTCACTTCGTACCATATGACCCCTATCGTAACCAGAGTTTGTATAATCAGCATGTTTAACACGGTACATTCCCAACGGCAATGATGTATCGCGAATAAAGCTACCTGAATATCGTTCAACATCACCGAACCAATCTGCATTCATATTCCAACTTACCCAATTTGGAATTCCTTTTTCCGGATTATAACCAACAACGTATTGAGGGCGTATGATGATGTAGTCTTGTTGGTTTGGATTAGTGGGTGTGCCGAGCAAAATATGAACATTTTCGGTGGCAGTTGCTACCGAGCAAACGAATAGGAATATGATAATCAGCTTTGTCATTTGTGAAAATACGCCCTTAGAACTTTTATAGCTTCAGAATTGTAATAATACCGTCTTTGAAATCGAGCATAATGTTCATTCTCTACCAAGATTGGAGCGTATTCATACTTTGTATCTTTGTAAGTTTTTGCTGTACCTGTTCTCAGTTGTTCTATTCGAGCAGTAGAGACACCAAACATTTCCGATAGCTCCTCTACTGAATACATCGCTTTATACAATGAACCACCGTTGACAGTTTCACGGTTTATGACGCCATTTTTTAGGTCATACCGAGCAAAAACTATATCATCATACAACAATTCTAAATACTGTTGCTTCTTTTCACGTATGGTACGTTTTTTATCCAGATACATATGCAAAACCTTAACATAAGATTCATCTGAATGTTCATATTGCTTTTCACCTGAATGATTCAATAACTGTACTCTGAACAAATATAGCTCCGTAATCACTTGTTAATAAGCAAACATAAGTATTAATTATCACATAACAAAAGCGATTCTTAATATTATTTTCTACATTTGTTGATACTTCTGTGTTTATTTTTATTCTGATTTGTGTTATATTGCACCGCTTTTTTAATGAAATTTGTACTTTTTTTCTTGGAATGCTTATGATTGATAGATTATTGAACTTTATCGAAGCGAATTATACAGACTTCAACACGTTTGCCGTGAAGTCCGGAATTCCATTGACAACTATTAAGTCTTGGTTTGATGGCGAATTCGAGCCAACATTAAGTGATTTAATTAAAATCTACAATACAGGCTGTTCATTAGATTGGTTACTTAGCGGCGAAAATGGGATGTATGCTTTTAATAAGCAAGGTTTGGTGATTTACAAGAACTCTACCGAGCAGGACAATGGTAAATTTCGAGCAAATTA
This window encodes:
- a CDS encoding DUF2513 domain-containing protein; translated protein: MKRDMELIRKILLEIENEENAIVDPGALQTRIISDFDNETFESEILALFEHLFLLIQAGYLETCDLEGNPLLELQHGQQVNNYIFMHHFVRLTWQGHEFIASIKDDNVWHKIKERVGSESVNLPIGILMQLGLSVIKTAVGLPA
- a CDS encoding DEAD/DEAH box helicase; its protein translation is MTLRPYQARFKQAIYSSFRNNHYNVMGVLPTGGGKTHVFSSIVQDCTNKGHKTLILAHREELIGQAYDKLSSGYDLEVGVIKAGYTPNLSAPVQVASVQTLIRRDLKIPFKLIIVDEAHHDQKNNTYGKIRDKIKEHSPDLRVLGVTATPIRLNGSGFKDVYDDMVIGATVKELIELGNLVAPKYLIHAPVDLNGVKKTAGDYNLKQLAESYRAKMPPEILVEDHLKYFPNKQTVVFAINIEHSQDIVSAYKYRGIRAAHIDGDTPNDVRKAIFRDFAEKRITVLSNFGIVTEGYDCPGIEAIQLARPTESLALYMQMGGRGLRPADGKEQAIISDWANAIMTHGKLEFDRDWGLGGLSGKYKKRVKALDKLTGKIYSLERLPMNIPPEWLELIEVDDKQIHKANEYNNIVGEFKKLQFTANQRGFKPKWIFWRLMDKYKPKTDDKMTAIATVFAEHLEWKPTAVPHLVREYKQKIG
- a CDS encoding helix-turn-helix domain-containing protein, with protein sequence MIDRLLNFIEANYTDFNTFAVKSGIPLTTIKSWFDGEFEPTLSDLIKIYNTGCSLDWLLSGENGMYAFNKQGLVIYKNSTEQDNGKFRAN
- a CDS encoding DNA/RNA non-specific endonuclease, which encodes MTKLIIIFLFVCSVATATENVHILLGTPTNPNQQDYIIIRPQYVVGYNPEKGIPNWVSWNMNADWFGDVERYSGSFIRDTSLPLGMYRVKHADYTNSGYDRGHMVRSEERTATVEDNKSTFIITNVAPQTPDLNRGVWLDFEYFLEDLCKIDNRELYVMAGSYCVVNNTLLDEGLVVIPESYYKIAVMLDKGRGLSDVTTNTTVYAVLMPNIDGVRSDKWSKYQTTVDNIEFITGYDFLNLVPSEIQDVIESGSTSVSSMALTDFKLYPNPTKSLITIEGFDNVPYCYVFDTLGRLVLTANIEFSPYVIDLSNLDNGVYLLKCGEVVRVVGKY